The Erigeron canadensis isolate Cc75 chromosome 4, C_canadensis_v1, whole genome shotgun sequence genome window below encodes:
- the LOC122596841 gene encoding protein MULTIPOLAR SPINDLE 1, which produces MATEGQTVATTTTTATGGSEESLKLAIAVALLRSKLLQKPSSSDTSHPSSSTSNVDALKWKRKAKERKQEILTLKQDLIQIEDGLHQELVSGGASCKCYFFDNLGKLSPNKLAGEGFDSGFNDVLRRRFLRQVRLKERRKRRIDGSTQRLFLSENNAEETEQLGASVDFLVDLCDTTSVNPDDTNIANWSHQAVDFILEAIKNILSMGKNTEPVEGIVGSLSMRLVRKMCTTLQEAHQFKNDSQFHVQHLLRKLGSESFIGQRVILAVSQKISSVAENLLFLDPFEPSFPEMHNSLYILIQLIEFLVSDYLIRWSKADGFETQLFEEWVTSILHARKGLQLLESRCGLYMLYMDRVTGLIAKVVGQVASLQKLNPNILQSLFC; this is translated from the exons ATGGCGACGGAGGGGCAAACCGTcgccaccacaaccaccaccgccaccggcGGCTCAGAAGAATCATTGAAGCTGGCTATAGCTGTAGCTCTTCTTCGTTCTAAACTCCTTCAAAAACCTTCTTCATCTGACACTAGTCATCCTTCTTCTTCAACCTCCAATGTTGATGCTCTCAAGTGGAAACGCAag GCGAAAGAGCGTAAACAGGAGATTCTCACACTCAAACAGGATCTCATTCAAATTGAAG ATGGCTTACATCAGGAGTTAGTCTCAGGGGGTGCATCCTGCAAATGCTATTTCTTTGACAATCTAGGGAAGTTGAGTCCAAATAAGCTAGCAGGAGAGGGATTtgactctggatttaatgatgttTTACGCCGTAGATTTCTTAGACAAG TGAGACTTaaggaaagaagaaaaagaagaattgaTGGTTCTACACAACGCTTGTTCTTGTCTG AGAATAATGCTGAGGAGACTGAACAACTTGGGGCTTCAGTTGATTTTCTTGTGGATCTATGCGATACTACTTCTGTAAAT CCAGATGATACAAATATTGCGAACTGGTCACACCAAGCTGTGGACTTCATTCTGG AGGCAATCAAGAATATCTTGTCTATGGGGAAGAATACTGAACCTGTTGAAGGGATTGTTGGCAGCTTGTCAATGCGGTTAGTTAGGAAAATGTGCACCACATTACAAG AAGCCCATCAGTTTAAAAATGATTCCCAGTTCCATGTTCAACACTTGCTTCGTAAGCTTGGAAGTGAGTCATTTATTGGACAGCGGGTGATTCTTGCAGTTTCTCAGAAAATCTCTTCAGTGGCAGAAAATTTGTTATTTCTTGATCCATTTGAACCAAGTTTCCCTGAGATGCATAACAGCCTGTACATTTT GATCCAGCTGATCGAGTTTTTGGTATCAGATTACCTAATACGTTGGTCGAAGGCAGATGGATTCGAAACAC AGTTGTTTGAAGAATGGGTGACTTCAATCCTCCATGCTCGAAAAGGACTTCAACTGTTAGAGAGTAGGTGTGGACTTTACATGCTATATATGGATCGTGTAACCGGGTTAATTGCGAAAGTAGTGGGTCAGGTTGCATCTCTCCAGAAGCTCAACCCAAATATTCTTCAAAGCCTATTTTGCTAA